The DNA sequence GAACCTTACAcagaaagttattattatcaacTGACCAGTAGTTCACAATACTTTGGTATCCAAAGAAATTATTTCCCGGTTGGGAGCATAGTGCACTTCCAATATAATGAGACATTTATCACACTTGGATTTGCTTACTGATAGTGATTTCCCTGAATTTTCAGGTGTATACTTTTATGGCACTCCACTATTCAGCAGAGTTTTTCCATCACCTAGTATGGTACTTGGGAGTGATGATGGAGCTGCTGTGGAAATGGGGAGATGGATTGGGAGTCTATTTCCACTTGACTAATTGTATTGCTCTAAATCTGCATCAAAAGCCCATTTCCATCTTTATTTACAGAGAATGTTTTTGCTCAATTTCTATTGAAGGGTTCATTGTGTAAACTAATTAACCAGGAAGTTCTATATATTTTTGTGGACTCGATGCTCTCTGCCTTTAATGAAGTCTAGAAATAAACTGCTGAAACCAATCACCAAAACTGACCTTTAAAATTATAAACAGTAACTAATGAAATGAATTCTTGAATGATATAAATAACATTGCTTATTGAACCTAACCCTGCTTGAGAACTATTTTATATCAACTTGGGCTCATTCATCATCTGTAACCATAACTGCATGAAGATAACATTTCTTCAGGTTGTTTTTGGTCTGACAACCTTCCATTCGGGTTAGTGTTGCATGTATAGAGCTGCTTATGAAAACTTTCCAGAATCTTTTCAGAATTAATTAGACCACAATAGAAGACTAAAATCATGAACTGGATTTGGATGACTTCACCATGTTATGCCAATCCCTTATCATGCATTCATAAAGAGCCCCAGTACAAAGTGTTTTGGTATTAGTTCCCCTGAAGTTTCGCATCCTTCCATGTGAAATACACTTTTAGAACATCTTTTCCTCGGTTGCCTCTATTAAATGAGGTACAATGGGTGATTATCGAGCACCAAGACTTCTTGGTAATGGCTCCCTACTTTTGAAACATGCTGGCCAAAAAAACTCATCTAGTGTATTCTTTGTGGCAGTTTTGACTTTAGGttaccactttttaaaaaatcttcttggACCTTTAAATTGCAAATTCTCTGAGAATCCTACCTTGTTTTTAGATAGTTGCATAATCACAGTGTGTTTTCTGCTATGTTATCTTTTTCCCTCTGAAAATGTAATGCTGAATTTGTATGTTATTcttactgttttgttattttactaTTTCACTATTGATCTATTTCTAAATCACCCAGAAAACATGTTAATTGGTTTCCATATACATACTATTCAGGTGTATACATATAAATTATAAATGTGGATCAATAACTTACCTATTATGTAAATAATTCAatcttgttattttttttcttacaaaTGCAGTTACTGAAATGAAGATGAAAATTTGGACATGACAgcgaattctctcacaccaaatgtATTGTATTGAATAACTATCCATTTTCGTTTAACTTCCATTTCTGTCACCCCAAAAGTATGAGATTgcatcttttttcttattttacctTCATTTTTAGTATCTGTCTGTAATAGTAAAGGTGAAAATTTGTAATTTAAGGAAATGtgagtgaaatacagtagagtatccagagtatccaagcctctggataatccaagccatttttggagtgaatgttttcaatatatcgtgatattttggtgctaaattcgtaaatacagtaattacaacataacattactgtgtattgaactactttttctgtcaaatttgttgtcaaacatgatgttttggtgattaatttgtaaaatcataacctaatttgatgtctaataggcttttccttaatccctccttattatccaagatattcacttatccaagcttctgccggtccatttagcttggataagtgagactctactgtactatgaaacaATTTACAGTAAAGTCCTACAAtccaaatttgtgtgtgtgtgtgtcaggagtgacttgagaaaccacaagtcgcttttggtgtgacagaattcgccgtctgtaaggacattacccaggggatgcctggatgtttgatgttttaacatccttttgggaggcttctctcatgtccccacatggggagctagagctgacagagggagctcacccgctctccgcagattcgaactgtcaacctattggtcagcagtcctgccagcacattgcgccaccagaggctccgggTATGATCCAAGTGTCCATATGATATATAAGATCTCTCCCTCCTTGCCATCCTCTGGAGTGAAAAAAGAAGTTACTAGAAATTTCTTTGAAGAAAAGATCCAATCTTGATTGCAAAAACAAACGTTCCAGTTTCTTCTCTAAAGATGCAGAAGATGGAGAAGTACTTGTGACAATGGTGTACTACATTTCTTCTAGCCCTTCTTCAGGCATTGAGTAATTATCTTCCATTGGTTTTATAAAACTTCTGTCTTACCGATActgtatgcaatgcttttgacacgaaataaataaccgATACTGTATAATGAACTTCAGTGGATCTCTGCCTTACTGATAAGGTGGTGAGACCTTGAATGTCTCAGAGTTTCTAATATTGAGGTTCTCCAAAACAGCTTTTTGAAACACACATTGTACATTGAATTTAGCAATTTTACACATATTACAGGTAACTGTTTAAATAAAACTCACAGATGTTGCTGGAGCAATAAAATATGTCCTCCCATTTCACAACTGTGTGAATGAAACAGTTAttgctttggtttctgaaccATGTGACTTCCGGGATGCCAATCTGCCACATTTCCTAATATTACAAGTGGCAGATGCCCTGGAAGTTTTTTTAACTCACCTCTCTTAATTTTTCTAAGCAGGATTATCACACATTATGGTATTGTTTGTCTAATAATACAACAAAGATTGCCTTTTGGAACAATGTGCttggccaccacagtttgaaattggcttcaaactgcattaatgactAACTTTAAACTTCCACCCTATGTAGCAGGCTAAAAACTGCTATGGTtttaaactttgaatatgttttaatggtttttaactgggaattttaaaatactgtttatatttagttcttttttaatgtttgcatatgctgatgcttttatgttaagccgctttgagtctcctgtagGACAGATATAGCTGggtattaatgatgatgatgatgatgatgatgatgatgatgatgtctaacttttattttgtgtattttaatatgtattttatggaaatacacTTTAATGTGTCTATTCTACAGAgcgtttttaaatgattatgaattttgattatgtgttttaacaatgttgtaacccaccttgaggtgtgaggagaggcaggtaaaagataaaattgttgttgttgttgttgttgttgttgttgttattaaatggCCATTGTAGATGGGGTCCCAGACGTAATTTATCttccctggagacttgaatttatTAAGAGTGATCAGGTATtcttgtagtaaaggtaaaggttttcacctgacgttaagtccagttatgtctgactctggtggttggtgctcatctccatttctaagccgaagagccggcgttgtccgtagacacctccaaggtcatgtgactggaatgactgcatggagcgcctttaccttcccgccagagcagtacctattgatctactcacattggcgtgttttcgaactgctaggttggcagaagctggagcaacagcaggtgctcactccgctcccaggatctgaacctgggacctttcggtctgcaagttcagcagctcagtgctttaacacatttcgccacttTATTGATTCTGCACCATTTTTCCTAAGCTAGGCACCTTTTTCCTTTTGAGGGAAGACTGGAGCAAATAAAATGTTGCATAGTTTTGCATTATTTCTGTCTCCTGTCAGCATTTCGCCATCTTTTCCATACAGTAGCCCTGctatttccttgttcttccttttgctacAAGCAtaatttaattctttttaattgtttatagcCTCTCTAGCAAGCTTGAGCTTATTCCATACTTTACCTTTTCTGACTTTCTTCCTACACATGATGGCTATTTTGTTTGAATTCCTTTTTGGCGATTTCCTCATTTTTTCATTTCTTGCACATGTTTCTTTTAAGTCTTAGCCCACCTGAAAGTTATTTGGTCATCCATTCCAGTTTCTTCAGAAATATCacatatcaatatcaatatcatGTTTGAAAGGGTGCTTTCAATATCTCACTTTGAAGAAACTCCTACTCAAGATCATATGATTTTTCTGTACTCTGGAAACCTATTTTCCTTaccttaaatttattttatttatttatttatttatttattaaacttatataccgctactcccagtttggctcggagcggtttacaaaaatagattaaaacaatacacttggctttaaaataacaataaaaacaataaaaacaacaatgaacAAGGTCTTGCGCCTCCAGATGAAGCATGCTACAAGATTTATATTGGAGGACcttaaaaatgcctagagaaatgttctctcttgATCACCAGCACCATTGTATAGTTAACTTCCATCAAAACTACCAGAAGGTTGACCAAAGAATCACTATGGTAGCCAAGAGATaacatttctctaggcattttctagattctccagcTTTATTCTAGGGCATCCAAACATCTTCATGTACAACTGAAACTGTGTTCAACAAGTTGCATAGTAAGCAGATGTACAATATTAactaattccaagaaagcatgGTCATTCctacctaaggatcccaccacttccacccCATTAATCACGTTATCATTGTTGACTTTTTAATGATACTTTAATAGTATTACCTTGCCTTGGTATGGAGATAAAGAAAGACACACATTTTATCATTTAAGATTTAATTCTGCTTAGGATTCATGTCAGAAAATCCAAAGGAACACAGATAGCTGTGTCTCAGTACATTAAAAGATCAATTGCTCATTTACAGCAGAACATCTTCACATCATTAAGTGCCGTCTCATCAATTCTTCCTGCCATGTCTTCCACCTTTGTCTGTAACCCACATATATAGCCCTCAGGGCAACGCTGGCTCCATTGACCAAAAGTACCCCAGTCATGTGACTTGGTCACCACGGTAGCTCCATCCTCACAGGTGAACTGGATGTTGTTGGCTGCAACATCATCACCAATTCCCTGATCTCCAACCACTTGCAGAGAAAAGGCAACCAGGTAGCCTTTGGAACACTTTACAACATCTGACCATGTTCCCTGGCTgacaaaggaaaaaaagacagCAAAACAGTCCTGTGAAATATATAAAACATGCAAACCATAGGCATAACCAGGGCAATTTTGAGCAGAACAAACTGATCTTTTCAATAGCAGCTATCTTCTTtcgtaaaaaaattaaaaatggtaaCTTCCAGCTGAACAACATAACAACTGTGTTTATAAACATATTTTCAGTACGGTTTGCATTTTGAGATTTTGTTTATGAGTTCaagaaagaaattatttttctttctccacCCAAAACCCTCTACAATATTGATGTGTAAAATCGTATTGCCTTATTAAAGATTTAttaatttttgtttgctttttgttatttaaaGAAGTTCTTACATAAAGGAAAAACTgtttggaattccagaaaggaggcAATTCGTTTAATTCTGGCAGCAATTCATTTAATTCTTTGGGGTTACTTTAATGGATTAAGAATAAAAATTGTGATGAATGTACATGCTACATAAAGTCATAAGTATGAAAGCAAATTAGAGAAGACACCAAATACAGCCCATCCAAGTCCTAAAAAGTAATGTTaatgcactggattatcttccaAAATAAAACCTAATGGTTTCTAAGGAGATCATAAAACTGTCGTGTTTGCTGCAACAGATTTAAATGTCTACTCTTTCTTACTTATATTTGATGAGATAGATAGCATTTAAGTTCTTAGGACCCATCTAGACGGACCCAAAAACCTGTCTCGGTTTTTACCGCGGGCATCCAAACAACGCCTCCAGTTAAaactaattaatttggaacaaaccaaggttttcttagtttgttctgaattaatttgataccccattagatccaggtCTTCGttaaaggcctgggtctaatggagcATTTGACCTGTGGAGACTGACTTCTGGGTAGTCCTGGAATGGGCTTgggtgagtctccattgccatccgaaatcttttgggctcctggagaccAAACATGCAGGATGGCACCCACCCCACTCCCAAGACCCAAATTAAGTCCCTAAAAGTTAAAGTTAAAGGTACCTGGCTTCCATAACTTTCCTCCTCACATTCTGCTGGTGCAAGGAAAGGACACGCGAGAAGATGGAGGtgaggagggattttcctcctcgcCCCTCCAGTCTCCTCAGACACCATTTCCTCGTGCCAAgtagattttttttccgtgtcaggagcaagttgagtcgcttctggagtgagatatgCGAAGTAGATATGAGGAGGAAAGTTATGGTGGCCAGATACATTTTCTTTAACTTTTTGGAAAAAAGTTGGGAGCTTTTGGGTGGCTACATGCTATCCTGATTTTAATCGGATGGCATGCAGCCGCCACCACCCCACCTCCCCCATCCtccaggaaagcctgggttttgagGAGGCAGTTGAGACAGAAACCCACTTCAAGATGGGTTTTGGTGCtctctggaagcacccttagactCTAGAATTTTGAATGAAGTCAATATAGTCCATTAGGTTTTCATCCAGCATCAAGGAATGTAGCATAGTGCTTCCCATCTTGCACATCCCAGGAAAAAAGGCAACGACAAAGAAAATAGAGAAATCAAAAAATGACTCACGGCCCAGCTTTAGATTCTATTGCAGAGCCATTTGTGCAATAGAGACGAATAGAATTCAGAGATGTATCATCTTGCCATAAAAATGCACCTTGATATTCTTGAACCTGGACAAGAATAAGATAAGTGTCTGTGTTAATACTGTTCCTTAAATCATGAATCACAATATTGCTCATTTTAATGAATGGGTAATTCTATATTTTAAGTAGGAATTTTCTCAGTACTATAATGTGCACCCTGATTGAGACTGTGTTATGATGTAGAGGTGTGCAAAACTTCACatgttgttttggattttggacaaaTTTGGCCATTAATAGATACAAACTGTCTAAATAAAACACAAGGAGAGCCCCCCCCtgaactaaacaaaacaaaacagccccCCTCATGATATTCAGGAAAGGTTTGTTAGTTTTGTTAGTATATCTTGACCATTTCTTTCCAAGTTGAAGCAAGAAATCTCTCAGTGGGGCAATGGGCTGAGTGCAGTCATATTTGCTGCATCACATGCCCTTCCTAAGTCAACTACAGGGCCAATTTTACTCTCCATTCTTCtgaacttcaactctcaaaaatccctGTTTTTTTCCTGCAAGCTGTCTCTTCCCCTCAGGGAGGggagaaggtttttaaaaattccaaaaaatcagTGTATAAGCAAAATGTTCTGGAACTTTGCAGGAATGATGCCCTAAATATGTTGTCTCATTGTCCAGAAATTCAAAGGGGTGTCTCTTTtggttttttaatgtaaaaacttttttttaatccaaaaattagtggataagtgaaatgttctgaaacttggcagactaatagtcatagaatcatagaatcatacagttggaagagacctcacgggccatccagtccaaccccctgcaagaagcaggaaaatctcattcaaaacacccccaacagatggccatccagcctctgcttaaaagcctccaaagaaggagcatccaccacactccggggcagagagttccactgccgaacagctctcacagtgaggaagttcttcctaatgttcaggtggaatctcctttcctatagtttgaagccattgctccgcatcctggtctgcagggcagcagcaaacaagcttgctccctcctccctatgaattcccttcatatatttgtacatggttatcatatctcctctcagccttctcttctgcaggctaaacatgcccagctctttaagccgctcctcatagggcttgttctccagaccattcaTCATTtttgtcatcctcctctggatgctttccagcttgtcaacatctcccttcaattgcggtgcccaaaattggacacagtattccaggtgtggtctgatcaaggcagaatagagggggagcatgacttccctggatctagacactatacccctatttagcacgggctaaagccgctattaaggcttactccatggctctgcgagcagccaggaaagctttcacgactgcccgcatagcgtctgcggccaataggccatcggagttgttccgagtagTAGGGGAGCTCCTACGGCCCCCCGagacccaggagcttcccgatgactcggTAACtaggtgcagcgagttcgcgcatcatttcgcaggcaaagttgctcagatacgtcgtgagttggactccagcttaactgtggtttcagcggaggtaaccgaggcacctgtcggttcgatcttatgggattcttttcggcttgttcttcctgatgacgtggaggggattcttgggtctgtgagggcgaccacttgcgctctggatctttgtccctcttggctggttaaactggccaaggatgggttgttggagtggtttgtggctataataaatgcctccttgggtcaggggtcatttccttcttgttttaagcaagcggtggtaaaaccactactaaaaaagacctcgttagacccatcggtttgtgacaattacagaccaatctccaacctcccatttttgggcaaggttctggagcgggtggttgccacgcagctccaggggtttctcgatgacaccgattttctggactgctcgcagtctggcttcaggcctggacacagtaccgagacggctctggtcgccttggtggatgacctccgcagggaactggacagggggagtgtgaccctgttggttctcctggatatctcagcggcttttgataccatcgaccatggtatccttctggggcggctctctgggatggggctgggtggcacagttctgcagtggctccagtccttcctggagggccgctcccagatggtgaagctgggggacacctgctcggacccctggccattgacctgtggggttccgcaggggtctatcttatcccccatgctatttaacatctacatgaaaccgctgggagaggtcatccggagttttggagggtgttgccatctctacgcagatgacacgcaaatccactactcgtttccatctgattccaaggaagcccctcagatgctgaaccagtgcctggccgctgtggcggactggatgaggaggaacaagctgagaatcaatcccgacaagacagaggccctcctggtcagtcgtgcatCGGATCGGggcattgggtggcaacctgtgctggatggggttgcactccccctgaaaccacaggtccgcagtttgggggtcctcctggactcagcgttgacgcttgaagcacaggtgtcggcggtggccgggagggcctttgtacaactcaaacttgtgcgccaactgcgaccatacctcgtgaagtctgacttgatcacggtggtccatgccttagttacctctagactggactactgtaatgcactctacgtggggcttcccttgaagatggcccggaaattacaattggtccaacactcggctgccagattaataacgggggcaagttacagggagagatccactcccttgtttaaggagctccactggctgccgttcatcttccggtcccaattcaaggtgcagaccatcatctataaagccctaaacggtttgggacccacctacctccgtgaccgtatctccctccataaacctgcccgatctttacgatcatccggggaggcccttttatcaccactgtctatatcccaggcccgccttgtgagtacaagggaaagggccttttctgctgtggccccccgactatggaactcactgcctactgaaatcaggcaagctcccactttgtcagcttttaggaaagacctgaaaacatggctctttcgctgtgctttcggtgagtaatttctgttatatatttctgtgttactcccccccgaacatctatcctctaaactgccccactttcatatgtccctgtccacattggagtacccctctgtccctctcactctgggttttatctttgtgttcatgcggcctgctcttgttttactgtttcttgattccttgatgtgatgtttattattatctattgtattatttttaattatgctatgatatgctgtttttatattttattatattgtattgctctgggcatggccccatgttagccgccccgagtccccgctggggagatggtggcggggtataaataaagttttattattattattattattattattattattattattattattattattatttatgcaggccaaaatctaattggcttttttcaccgccacatgacattgtaggctcatgtttaacttgttgtccacaagaagtccaagatctttttcacacatactgctgtcgagccaggcgtcccccattctatatctttgcatttcttttttctttttctttttctttttgccgaagtgaagtatcttgcatttgtccctgttgaacttcattttgttagttttggcccatctctctaatctgtcgagatcattttgaattctgctcctgtcttctggagtgttggctatccctcccaatttggtgttgtctgcaaacttgatcatgtcttctaaccctttatctaagtcgttaataaagatgttgaacagaaccgggcccaggacagaagcctgcggcactccactcatgacttctttccaggatgaagaagatgcattggtgagcaccctttgggttcgttcgcttaaccaattacagatccacctaactgtagttttgcctagcccacatttgactagcttgtttgccagaaggtcatgggggaccttgtcaaaggccttacatccacggcattccccacatctacccagcttgtaacttttatcgaaaaaagagatcagattagtctggcatgacttgtttttggtaaatccatgttgactattagcaatgaccacatttgtttctaagtgttagcagaccacttccttaacgatcttttccagaatcttgcctggtatctacatgaggctgaccagacggtaattgtttgggtcatctttttttcccttcttgaaggtaGAGACCacattgccctcctccaatctgctgggacttctcctgttctccaaaaactctcaaaaatgattgctagtggttctgaaataacttccgctagttccttcaatactcttgggtggccctggagacttaaattcatttattCCTGGACGACTTCTTTCCGCagttggggttggatttcccccaatccttcatccactccatgttgctgaggttgaggctggctttcttttgtgagaagactgaggcaaagaagacattaaatagttctaccttttccctatcccctgttggaatttccccatcttctccttgcagaggccctatcgcctccctgttctttcttttcctaccAACGTaaacaaagaagccctttttattgttttcagtatctctggcaagcctgagctcattttgcactttagccttgcgaaccttttccctacaggagttggctatttgtttgaattcttctttggtgatttctccccttttccatttcttgtgcatgtctcttttgagccttagcccagttagaagttctttggacatccattctggctttctttgcacttgtcttatttttttttctttgttggtactgtttgcatttgcgccttgagtatttcacttttgaaaaagactcccttgtcttttagtattggcatccacAGAATGGCACTCAGTATTTGTGATAAATGTATACTACAAGTGTGAAAAGTTTTGTCCTGTTAGCcacaaaaatgacagagaaattagCCTTTAAATTTTCCCCTACAGGACCACTaaaggcatctagtccaacccaactcaaaagactgcaattgaaaaaaaatcttaaaattcaAGTTAACATTAAAATCCTACAAGTGTGGCAACTTTCATCCTGaaagctgtaaaaaaaaaattgaaagcccAAAGTTCTCTGTAGCTGAGACAATGTGCTTGACCAAGGTGCTTAAAttgcttaaattgaaaaaaaaaacctaaaaatcagtggatgaccaaatTTTTCTGAAACTGCAGAAATGATGCCCTACTCATGCTCTGTTGCTGTGGAGAAATTTAAGAGGATAcctcttttgatttttaaaataaaatttgtgaaatcttctaaattttcctaaaaatcagtggatgagtgaaatgttttgaaacttgtCAGGTTTACAGTTGTAAATGTCCCAAGTttcataaaaatgatggagaaattagCCTCTGAAGTTCCCCCATTGCTCCAATGAAATAAAACTAACAAAACGATAACAAATCTTCTGAAATTCAGATTTGAAATGAACCACCACCCATATACgactattttgaaatattttcaaaacaaaacaattgacCATCCAAATTTAGAAATGAAATTCAAAACGGATTTCTGCCATTTAGCACACCCCTATATATAATGGGTATTCTTGTTCTATCATAAGCAAATTATTGTTGAACATATATACCTAGAATTGCACATATTCACTGGACACAGAAATGTATTAACTTAAACCAAGATTATTGGCAGATATGCAACAGTTTTGAAATTGTTTTGCCATAGGCCTAGCATGAGTTTAACCTATACTGAAAAAAGGTGTATTTATAGATCGGGGAAATGCAAAGTATGGCCCACAGATCACACATTATAGCATCCCAGTACCTTAAGATTGTCCCCAAAcccctatacatacatacacttaaaataatttaaacaaatcCCAGTAAGACCTGTTGAAGACTAGAATAGATTATTTCTGGGGGTGGTGGGCTCTCCCACTTTGAAGGTCTTTATATTAGAATTGAATTCCATGATCTTGAAAGTGCTGTAGTTGTATATTTCATCTCTCCAAATCTAAATGCCAAACACCCCTAGacttcttctttactcgttcagtcgttttcgactctttgtgacctcatggaccagtccacgccagagctccctgtcagccgttgccacccccagttccttcaaggtcaagccagtcacttcaaggaacaCCCCTAGACAGCTTGGAATAATTAGACCTGATCTTTAGCCAGATCTAACTCTTGAAAATAGAAGTCACCTAAAATAGGCTTTTTCTGGTTTGAAGCAGCACCAGGGGTAGAGTACTATGTTAAAGTCTTGGGGGTGCTGAAAATGGTCTCAGGACCTTAGAAGTTCCCAGTTACAAACAAGACAAATACAGGAATGGTAAAATAGAAACACCTTAATAGAAAAACCATACGCATATCCTTGAGGGCATAGCACCACATCACCCCAGGTGCCCCACGCTCCTC is a window from the Anolis carolinensis isolate JA03-04 chromosome 3, rAnoCar3.1.pri, whole genome shotgun sequence genome containing:
- the LOC134297360 gene encoding vitelline membrane outer layer protein 1-like isoform X2 codes for the protein MVLWVRAVQSLILIHCLWMSEARQHSSVITVPNGGAWGTWGDVVLCPQGYAYGFSIKVQEYQGAFLWQDDTSLNSIRLYCTNGSAIESKAGPQGTWSDVVKCSKGYLVAFSLQVVGDQGIGDDVAANNIQFTCEDGATVVTKSHDWGTFGQWSQRCPEGYICGLQTKVEDMAGRIDETALNDVKMFCCK
- the LOC134297360 gene encoding vitelline membrane outer layer protein 1-like isoform X1, which produces MLDILSSITNFENQRLKMVLWVRAVQSLILIHCLWMSEARQHSSVITVPNGGAWGTWGDVVLCPQGYAYGFSIKVQEYQGAFLWQDDTSLNSIRLYCTNGSAIESKAGPQGTWSDVVKCSKGYLVAFSLQVVGDQGIGDDVAANNIQFTCEDGATVVTKSHDWGTFGQWSQRCPEGYICGLQTKVEDMAGRIDETALNDVKMFCCK